The Amblyomma americanum isolate KBUSLIRL-KWMA chromosome 3, ASM5285725v1, whole genome shotgun sequence genome window below encodes:
- the LOC144123717 gene encoding uncharacterized protein LOC144123717 has translation MGRCCVPGCRGSYDTGPKVRVFAFPKDASRRESWIRAIPRKDFTPSVHSKVCELHFQENDLIRKLSHFDAASGKTLTVEIERVHLVSDAVPSIFPNCPAYLSTNHTRRESPASKRARMEDEALGKAIKSSMETKKDEEQRIAIASFQDLKHKLSGIGNSDFWTISVNSRCVMFLRIEENPSPHVRFSVTVFADLSLSVSAGMIKLNSLPCGGAIPEAVRDTSTLSVLLEQLEKHMTETSEETTASKTTTVLQHIGSLLNELTEESDATKELSALIRLLHEQITLTLAGPIRRYSADTLVFSSILHSISPHAYNFARSASMLTLPHPSTLRRVCSKHGGDPMKEQNEAHFLSYIRERVKFMESHEKTVTLMIDEIHIKPYFDYKGGSIVGSSANSQEAATTAHVFMIQSLLSANKDVIHILPVAKMNSEILHDYCKRIILEMESLGLKVIAVITDNNSLNRKMMSLFSENREVSIVYPHPADKSRPLFYVVDTVHVLKCIRNNWINQKNQGTCLYFPEMSLSGVLPDGPPRMKAASFEFGLEAAACKKYIKTLHGISVFKTHLEFTKK, from the exons ATGGGGCGGTGTTGTGTCCCTGGATGTCGCGGAAGCTATGACACTGGTCCCAAGGTGCGTGTTTTCGCGTTTCCCAAGGATGCAAGTCGAAGAGAGTCGTGGATTAGAGCCAtcccacggaaggatttcacacccagCGTACATTCTAAG GTTTGTGAACTTCACTTTCAAGAGAATGACCTCATCAGGAAGCTATCACACTTCGATGCAGCATCAGGAAAGACTCTGACAGTTGAGATTGAGAGGGTTCATCTAGTGTCCGATGCAGTACCATCTATTTTTCCGAACTGCCCTGCTTACTTGAGCACGAACCACACTCGACGCGAATCTCCAGCCTCGAAAAGAGCTCGAATGGAAGACGAGGCCTTGGGCAAAGCCATCAAGAGCTCGATGGAGACAAAGAAAGACGAAGAGCAAAGAATTGCGATAGCATCATTTCAAGACCTCAAACACAAACTTTCTGGTATTGGCAACAGTGATTTCTGGACCATCAGTGTCAACAGTCGCTGTGTGATGTTTCTACGCATCGAGGAAAATCCTTCACCACATGTTAGATTTTCCGTCACCGTATTTGCTGACCTCTCACTTTCAGTGTCAGCAGGCATGATCAAGCTGAATTCCTTACCCTGTGGAGGGGCAATTCCAGAAGCCGTGCGTGACACTAGTACGTTGTCGGTACTGCTTGAGCAGCTAGAAAAGCACATGACTGAAACATCAGAAGAAACTACTGCATCTAAAACTACGACAGTGTTGCAGCATATCGGCTCCTTGCTGAATGAACTAACCGAAGAGAGTGACGCAACGAAAGAACTAAGTGCCTTGATTCGGTTGCTACATGAGCAAATCACTCTCACTCTCGCTGGACCCATTCGTCGCTACAGTGCTGATACTTTAGTTTTTTCCAGCATTCTGCACTCAATTTCTCCCCATGCTTATAACTTCGCGAGATCAGCGTCAATGTTGACATTGCCTCATCCTTCTACTTTGCGCCGCGTTTGCTCGAAACATGGAGGTGACCCAATGAAAGAACAAAACGAAGCCCACTTTCTGTCCTACATCCGCGAAAGAGTGAAGTTCATGGAGTCGCACGAAAAGACAGTGACTCTAATGATTGATGAAATCCACATCAAGCCATACTTTGATTATAAAGGAGGCAGCATAGTAGGATCGTCAGCGAATTCACAAGAAGCAGCCACAACTGCCCACGTTTTCATGATACAGTCGCTCCTGTCAGCTAACAAGGACGTTATTCATATTCTTCCAGTGGCTAAAATGAACTCTGAAATCCTGCATGATTATTGCAAGAGGATAATATTAGAAATGGAATCATTGGGCCTTAAGGTGATAGCTGTAATCACCGACAACAACTCACTAAATCGAAAGATGATGTCGCTTTTCTCTGAGAACCGAGAAGTAAGCATTGTGTATCCCCACCCAGCCGACAAAAGCCGCCCCCTTTTTTATGTCGTTGACACTGTGCACGTACTTAAATGCATCCGGAACAATTGGATAAATCAGAAGAACCAAGGAACATGTTTATACTTTCCTGAAATGAGTCTTTCTGGAGTACTGCCCGATGGGCCTCCCAGAATGAAAGCTGCATCATTTG AGTTTGGGCTAGAAGCTGCAGCTTGCAAGAAGTACATCAAGACCTTGCACGGCATCTCGGTGTTCAAGACACACCTGGAATTCACAAAGAAATGA